Part of the Lotus japonicus ecotype B-129 chromosome 6, LjGifu_v1.2 genome, TATTGTTCGAATTAACAACTTCCAAACTGTTCAACCAGTTGTGgccattgaaagaaaaaaattctttaaagaAAGGGCTGTTGGAATGTAGTCCTCTGCCTTATGTTGGCACAGGTTAGATAGAGGATTGATTCACTTCAGAAAACTGTAATATCTTTTTGTACTACTTGTTGCTTGTTATGATGTCATTACCTTGTTACCTTATGCCATTACATTTTGCAATTGCAGATTGTTACTGAAATACCATGTgttttcccaaacttttttttaccAGATTTCTTCTCCTTGCTCTAGTCTCAAGGTACTTCTCAGATCCTTGtttatttttccttcttcaTCTCTTTTCTTTAGAGCACTTGTCTATTTTCTAGATAGAACATGTTATTGTGCATAACACGCACTAACCCCATTTGTCTACACACTAGTATAAATTGAGAACCTTTGTAAGTAATGTTTGAGACAAAGTAAGAAAATACAAAAAGAGCCCGTTTGGATGCAAACAAAAAAGCACTTATTGAAGCTCATTTAATGCTTCTTTTAGTAGATAAACTTCAATAAGCTCTAATAAGCCGGTATCCAAACGGAAGTCCATATATAGTAGCACAAAGAAACTTATGATAGCAAATATCAATATAGCAGGGGACAACTTTTTAACTCGTACATGCTCGACGAAACTACGTTTTCTAAATTCCAGGCAAAGGATGAGTAATTGTGGGAATCAAGTATAGATCACATTTTCTTTTCATAGTACCTCCAAACTCCTCTGTCAAGTCTAAGTCCTCGTTTTTCATCCCATTGGGTAGCCTCCAATCAAAATGATACAATAAGAACGCAAGGATCTGCTCAACATTTGCCATACCATAGTTCATGCCTGGGCAAATTCTCCTTCCCGCACCAAATGGGATATACTCAAAAGAATTTCCTGTGTAGTCAATGGAACTATCAataaacctttcaggataaaACCTATCTGGTTCAGCCCAATATTTTGGATCCCTTCCAATTGCCCAAACATTGACCAAGATCCTGCTTTTAACAGGTATATTGTAGCCATTGATCTCACAGGCTTCTCTGCATTCCCTTGGAACAAGAAGAGGAGCAGGAGGGTGTAATCTTAGGGCCTCTTTGATGACTAATTTCAAATATTTGAGCTCATCAATGCCAGTTTCATCAACCTTTCGTCTCCTATAAAACACCTTCCGCACTTCAACTTGTGCTTTGTTCAGTACTCTTGGATGCTTCATCATCTCAGCTATTGCCCAATTAATGGCTGTTGCTATAGTCTCAGTCCCAGCAACGAAGACATCCTGAAAGGTTAAAAGTATGTAAAATCAAATTGCTTCAAGCTTTGATATACTCTTTTTAACACAATATTAACACTCCTAAAATTCATGTTCCACTTTACCTCAAAAGTTAGCATAGAAGTGAGAGTTGTTCTACACTTTATAAAGACAATCTTAGTCATATCCTCACTCATGTGAAACCACTAACACACACCCCTGACGCAATATCTGAAGTGTGAAGTTTGTAGAACTAGATATCTGTGGGTGATTGTTGAGATTGCCTCATTATCTTATCAGTTATTTGTGTTTGATTTAAGGGGATTGTGATATGGTTGCAGATGGATTCTATCTTATATAATGGGTTTAGATAAGCctctatcttatcttatgggtttagataagattATATCTTATTGGTTAAGATTATCTTATCTTATAATACTAGAGTTAGCAGTGTCCTATAAATAGATAAGGTCTCTAACCCTAAAAGTGTGCAAGTGGGCTAGTGTGCATCAAGTGTGTGCGGAGTGCGCTGCAATTGGGCGGTGTGCGAGGGTACTCTGCAATTGAGCAGTTGAGAGAAATTGATATTGCAGATGTGTAAGACAATTAGGCAGTTGAGAGAAATTGTTATTGTAAGCACAATTGATTATTGAGAATCAATAAATGGAGTTGTaactactctatagccgcagaggtagacACAATTAGCCGAACTGCGTGAGCAAAGTTTCTGTGTGGTTTATTCGTGCTTTCTCGCTCTATCATACTGTCTGAATCAAGTTGTGTTTTTCTCTCAACAATGATCCATTTATGAATGACTCATAGACGAATCTAGAATAAGCTTTTAGTTACACACTATTGTTGACACATTCCTTACAAAGTaaaaaaactttttaaaatGTGTGTATGTAAGGAAAATGGTAATTTGTTAGAGAATAAACTAAGCCAATAACTGTGTTAAATAATGTACTAAGAAAATTTACTCCCAACATTTCTGGACATCGAAGacattcaatatatatatatgaaagagatgctgaatttttatatgaaattaaattaacaaTAAGAATTAGTAAACCACAATATAAcgagaagaaagaaaagtaaTAAATGTGATGTGATGTAATGTGATAGAAAACTagagatagagaaaaaaaaagaatgtgtaATGTTGTTACTGTTTTGTGGTATGAGACGTAAAGTTGGATGTGGATACAGTTTGGTGTTTGAAAATCAGAGATTTTTTATAAGGGTGGTTTATTTTTGAAGATTGAAAGTATGCTTACCATGATTATCGCCTTGATATTATTTGAAGTTAAATGAAAATCCAAGTCGGTGCCACTATCCTCAAAATTTAAGAGAACATCAATTAGATCTCCCTTTGCTTCAACCAAAGCTTCTTTAGCTCTTGACCTTGCATCTCTATGGTCATTAACGATATTCTCCAAAATCCTGTCCAGTCTTTGGTGCATCTTCTCAAGCTTAGACCTCATCCCAGAAATGTTTTGAAGCCATTTAGCTGAAGGAAACAAGTCTGCTAGGTAGAAACCCCCTGCAAGCTTTGGAATTTGTTTTATCGCTGATAAGAACTCTTCTTTGTCCTCATATTTCTTGCCAAATGCAGCCTTTGAAAAGCTTGTGtacaagattgaaagaactgcgtCAGTAATATTGATCTCTGATTCTTCTTTTGAAGCAATCCATTTGATGAGAGTAGtgatctctttctctctgattGACCAAAGAGATTTCACCCGTCTTAAACTTAAAAGCTCGGTGGCACAGATCTTCCTAAGATGCCTCCAATAATCACCATAACATGAAAAGGCTATGTCTGTGGAATCATATAACAGAATATCTGTGGCTAGAAGATGAGGCCTTGaagcaaatataatatcatGGGTTTTCATCACCTCCCTAGCACACTCTGCTGAGGAAACAACAATGGTGAAGATTTCCCCAAGTTGCAGATGCATCAAGGGTCCATATTTTATGGCCAGATCTCTTAATTTTCGATGTGGCATAGATGTAACAAGATGGGGTATGTTTCCTATGATAGGTAGCTTCCATGGACCTGGAGGTATATTTGGAATTGAGTTAATTTTTCTTAGATTCTTCCTTACCATAATAAGTGCAAGAATCATGGATAGGAAAAAACTCAAAAGGGTTAACAACTCATGAATTTGAGGAGCCATTGAGATAAAAGAGTAGATGGACTACATCAAGCACAAAGCAATTCTATATATGTATAGATATGCATTACTTAAAATAGACATTGTGGAGGATTGGACAGTGTCCTTTTCACTCACTGAACGGACATCCAAGAACTACTTGCAGATGCTCCTtgcattttctatttttctgtTCAACTTGCGTGCTGTAGTGTGGGACACAAACCTCAAGGATTGCTTGAATTAAAGTAGCATTATATATGCCTTCAATGCTAAATGACAAAGACAATAAGGCATCGCAAATGACGCAGCTAATTTTGAAACGTAATTAAAGACAAACTAGGATTATATCCGTGCATCCACGGAAGaacattttataatttattaaaattgattaaataagttatatattTTACTCAATTTTAATTGTTATCTTTACtactataattttaaattttaatatgtaAATATTACAGATACATATACAATTGTAAGATTTTTAAAGTGTTATTacaattattttataataatgttattatttttagtaGATACCTCAAGACTCAACTTACACTAGTGAAAACCAAGTGCATTGGTGTAGTGGTTCAGTACTTCATTCTTTAAGCAAGTAGTTGAGGCTTGGAATCCtaactcttgcgaatagaaaaaactcattggtcagccccctaccgcttagtgcgctgacctggggcgagggattagtctcacggttgtcggctgtggggataccttggtgaagaccaaaaaaaaaaagttacaccAATGATAAAAAGTTTACATTAGTAAGATTTTTTATTTGTATTaatataaactaaaataaaaaagtggtggttTGAACTATTActtatgaaattttaaaaattaatttggtAGCAAAATCAATGTAATTGTGCCATGTGAACCCTCTAATAAGCAGagcataattttatattttgtgCACTTGCTAGTAAGTAGTAAATACTAAATACATCAAAGCTTAACTCAATAATCAAAACTACATACATAAtttcagctttttttttttgaactcaacaaAAACCTTAAAATAAATCAAGTAGGATCCGGCATAGAAGCCAATACATTAGAAAGCAAAAAACTAGTAAGCTCTGGCGGACCTTCCTCTATCCAGACAACATCCTGAAAGTTAGAGGCACGCAGAGCAAGATAATCCGCACAAGAGTTCCCTTGGCgatgaacaaaagaaaaatcaacataGTCAAAAGCTGAAAATAAACTACGACAATCGTAAATAATTGAAAAGATATAAGAAGTTCCATTCACCTTCTTCTACGCCTGAAAGAGGGGTAAGCAATCTGTCTCGAACTGAACGCGTCTGAACCCAAGATCCACAGACATTCAAAAAGGCACAAGCAACATTCAAAATAACATGGTCTCTTCAAATGTCACAGTGAATATAGACTATTACTTAATGTACTAATGCTATACAAATCACAATGCAGATAATCAATGTTAGGtaaatggactgggcgagcccctagaggggcaacgcctagcatgtagcccgccccgGGGCAGGGCCCTAACCTTAAGATGGGCCTtggcttcggaggcccaattggcccaagagatagtgcccaaactctataaataggggggaGCTACCAATTGTGGGGGGTTTTTTCGGCACATTTGATgaaatcatacatgaaattcagcattctctctctcattctcattctctctctagcacaattctccactctctaggtactatacctttcttcaatgttcGTTGCTAGAACATTTgccgccgtctgtggggactgtaaactttctactcccattcacgtggattgattgtgcatgaagttatcTCTGTtggtgattaggcaattctctggtcttttgattttgattctgtaaccggtgttcgttttccgatcgagtttgcatcgttcttggtttggatggagactcgacgcaggaggcagcatcattcaccagtgcgacagcgaatttcgccgcctcgacggcctcatcgtgtgattctggattctccggtacgaacggcgggagtacagccgccttctcctcctccgtcacaaccacctcctccatcgccttcacaggttggatctctggagcgctcaccagagaattcacctgctccggagcaacaaccggcggtgacacaggagcaatggcgccatctgATGCGCAAcattggcaacatccaacagaggaatgagcatctacaggctcagttggatttctaccgtcgcgagcagcgggacgatggaagcagagaagcaaattccgtggctgagttccgtccgttctcggaggatgttgagagtgtggcgattccggataatatgaaaacgttagttctggattcttacagcggagattccgatccgaaggatcatcttctgtatttcaatacgaagatggtgataattgcggcgtcagatgcggtgaagtgcaggatgtttccatcgacgttcaaatcgacggcgatggcgtggttcacaactttgccgcgcggatcgatttcaattttcagagacttctcatccaagtttctagtgcaattctcggcgaataagaatcagccggtgacgatcaatgacctatataatattcgccagcaagaaggagagtcactgaaagagtacatggcaaggtacagcgcagcgtcggtcaaggttgaggacgaggagcctcgagcttgtgctctagcatttaaaaacggtttgctaccgggagggctgaacagcaaattgacacgtaagccggcgcgttcgatggaggagatgcgtgctcgcgccagcacttatattcttgatgaggaggacgacgctttcaaaagaaagcgcgcgaagttggaaaagggcgacacgtcgcccaagcgcgcgaaaaaagataagaatggcgaagataagggggatagcaagcagcaaaggcaagataaagggaaggcgacattgaggccgaccaaggagcagttgtatccacggcgtgatgattatgaacaacgccggccatggcaatccaagtcccatcgccagcgggaggaagctgACATGGTAATGAATACTGAGTTAACGGATATACTCCGCGGGGCGAGGGGCGCAAATCTAGGggatgagccagaggccccTAAGTATCAATcgcgggacgccaatcccaagaagtggtgtgaattccatcggtccgccgggcacggcacagacgactgctggactttgcagcgggaaattgataagttgattcgggcgggatatcaaggaaatcgccaaggccagtggcgcaacaacggcgatcacaacaaaacgcaTAAGCGAGAAGAGGAGCGagtggacactaagggcaagaaaaagcaagaatcagcggctatcgccacaagaggagctgatgacacgttcgctcaacactcaggaccgcccgtcgggaccataaacaccatcgctgggggatttggcggcggtggcgacacccatgcggcgcggaaacgccatgttcgtgcggtTAATTctgttcatgaggtcgcttttggattcgtacaccctgacataacaatctcgatggcagactttgaggggataaagcctcataaggatgacccgatcgtagtgcagttaaggatgaacagtttcaacgttagaaaggtactcctggatcagggtagttcggctgatattatctatggtgatgcattcgacaagttgggactaaccgacaatgatctgactccatatgcgggaaccttggtaggtttcgcgggggagcaagtaatggtgcgaggatacattgatctagacacaatattcggggaagatgagtgtgccagggttttgaaggtaaggtatcgggttctccaggtggtggcatcttacaatgtcattaTTGGGCggaatacattgaatcgcctttgtgctgtaatttcaacagcccatttggcggtcaagtatccgctaagcagtggaaaggttggaaagctgaaggtggaccagaagatggcgagggagtgttacaataatttccttaatttgtacggcaagaagagtgcgttggtcggtcatagatgttacgaaattgaagcttcggataaaaatcttgacccacgtggcgaggggcgggtaaacaggcccacgccaattgaggacacGAAGGCGctgaagtttggcgatcgcactttgaagattgggaccagactgacggaagagcaggagacgcgcctgacaaagctgcttggggagaacttagatttgtttgcttggagctgcaaagacatgcctggaattgatccaaacttcatctgccatcgattagcattgaatccaagtgtcaagccagtttcacaactcaggcggcgcttgggaggagacaagggaaaggcggttcaacaggaagttgacaagttgctggcggcagagttcatcagggaagtgaagtatccgacgtggttggcgaacgtcgtaatggtgaagaaggtgaacgggaagtggcgaatgtgtgtagattacaccgatttaaataaagcatgtccaaaagattcgtatccccttcctagcattgatagcctcgttgatggtgcctcgggcaacgaactgcttagcttgatggatgcttattctggctatcatcaaatccgcatgcacccggcagacgaggacaaaacggctttcatgaccgccagagtcaattattgctatcgcaccatgccgtttggactaaagaacgctggggcgacctaccaaagattgatggatagggtttttgctgggcaggtggggagaaacatggaagtttacatcgatgatatgatcgttaagtcagtacgtggtttggatcatcatcaagatctggaagaagcattcgGCGAGatcaggaagcacaatatgcgccttaaCCCGGAGaagtgctcttttggtgttcagggtggcaagtttctgggattcatgatcacatccaggggaatagagataaacccggacaaatgcaaggcgattcagcggatgaaaagtccctctaatgtgaaagaagtccaacgtttaaccgggcgaatagcagctctaTCTCGTTTTCTCCCTAAGTCTGGTGATAGATCTTTCccatttttcaagtgtcttcgaaaaaatgctgcattcgagtggacagcggagtgtgaggaagcttttgttcgcctcaaagaactcctgtcatcaccgccgattttgtcaaaaccaatgcaggggcacccgctgcacttgtattttgctgtgagtgatagtgctctgagttctgtgatattgcAGGAGGTGGATGGCGAACATCGAGTCATTTATTtcgttagccacacactccagggcgcagagggcagataccagaaaatcgagaaggcagcattggcggtcctcgtcaccgcccggcggctaagaccttactttcagagttttccagtaagggtgcgaacggatttacccctgagacaagtgttGCAAAACCCGGATTTGTCAGGCAGATTgttcgcctggtcggttgaattgtccgaatatggtttgcaatacgataaacgaggcaaggttggcgcacagtcgctggctgattttgtggtggaattgaccccagatcggtttgaaagagtagacactcagtggactctctttgtag contains:
- the LOC130722662 gene encoding cytochrome P450 71D11-like, with protein sequence MAPQIHELLTLLSFFLSMILALIMVRKNLRKINSIPNIPPGPWKLPIIGNIPHLVTSMPHRKLRDLAIKYGPLMHLQLGEIFTIVVSSAECAREVMKTHDIIFASRPHLLATDILLYDSTDIAFSCYGDYWRHLRKICATELLSLRRVKSLWSIREKEITTLIKWIASKEESEINITDAVLSILYTSFSKAAFGKKYEDKEEFLSAIKQIPKLAGGFYLADLFPSAKWLQNISGMRSKLEKMHQRLDRILENIVNDHRDARSRAKEALVEAKGDLIDVLLNFEDSGTDLDFHLTSNNIKAIIMDVFVAGTETIATAINWAIAEMMKHPRVLNKAQVEVRKVFYRRRKVDETGIDELKYLKLVIKEALRLHPPAPLLVPRECREACEINGYNIPVKSRILVNVWAIGRDPKYWAEPDRFYPERFIDSSIDYTGNSFEYIPFGAGRRICPGMNYGMANVEQILAFLLYHFDWRLPNGMKNEDLDLTEEFGGTMKRKCDLYLIPTITHPLPGI